In one window of Zingiber officinale cultivar Zhangliang chromosome 11A, Zo_v1.1, whole genome shotgun sequence DNA:
- the LOC122031785 gene encoding heat stress transcription factor C-1a-like, which yields MEKMDHTLPAAPFVAKTYEMVSDPRTNLLIRWGKGDNSFLVLNPSDFSQLLLPLYFKHNNFSSFVRQLNTYGFRKVDPDRWEFAHLSFLRGQIHLLPRITRRTKKSQFYDAASSSSGGGISNDEKKDAAAAAEMEGEVEDVVLLRELHRLRQDQMVLDEELQRMSKRLQATERKPRQMLSFLVQMAKEPQLVSRLVHSKKLQYSAAAKKRRLASVMPSLTPPHPPQELPVLVSEAFQQTVREPALLTQVYPGVAINPIPAGNVVNPHEFGLDASSETTAAAAAANFPFSLLGHVFF from the exons ATGGAGAAGATGGATCACACTTTGCCAGCGGCTCCTTTCGTGGCGAAGACGTATGAGATGGTAAGCGACCCGAGGACGAATTTGCTGATCCGGTGGGGGAAGGGGGACAACAGCTTTCTCGTGCTCAATCCCAGTGACTTCTCTCAGCTTCTTCTGCCCTTGTACTTCAAGCATAATAACTTCTCCAGCTTCGTCCGCCAGCTTAACACTTAC GGATTCAGGAAGGTGGATCCGGATAGATGGGAATTTGCTCATCTGTCGTTCCTCAGAGGGCAGATTCACCTCCTCCCTCGGATCACACGAAGGACCAAGAAGAGCCAATTTTACGATGCTGCCAGCAGCAGTAGCGGCGGCGGTATCAGCAACGATGAAAAGAAAGACGCGGCAGCGGCTGCGGAGATGGAAGGGGAAGTGGAGGACGTGGTGCTGCTGCGGGAGCTCCACCGGCTACGGCAAGATCAGATGGTGCTCGACGAAGAGCTCCAGCGGATGAGCAAGCGGTTGCAGGCGACCGAGAGGAAGCCGCGTCAGATGCTCTCCTTCCTCGTCCAGATGGCCAAAGAGCCTCAGCTCGTGTCCAGACTCGTCCACTCTAAGAAGCTGCAGTACTCGGCGGCGGCCAAGAAGAGGCGTCTCGCGAGCGTCATGCCGTCGCTGACTCCTCCACACCCGCCGCAGGAGCTCCCTGTTCTAGTCTCAGAGGCCTTCCAACAAACAGTTCGTGAGCCAGCGTTACTCACACAAGTATACCCTGGCGTTGCCATCAACCCTATTCCGGCTGGTAACGTCGTCAACCCACACGAGTTTGGACTCGACGCGAGTTCAGAGACGACAGCAGCAGCCGCTGCAGCCAATTTCCCGTTCTCTTTACTTGGCCACGTATTTTTCTAA
- the LOC122031784 gene encoding GTP-binding protein At2g22870-like, with translation MLLHSRLLLPIVSGYPPPSRSFRFLLSARKRAPSPFLPRSCSFSTKAQVAVSAPLEIDSPISPRIVEEGGEVPQVQIPFDRLFVPPGVDRAGAAAAASARVLRGSNIVLGPYAHDAQISTADFVKSSTKTEDCPSDGLPEFALVGRSNVGKSSLLNSIVRRKRLALTSKKPGKTQCINHFRINDSWFLVDLPGYGYAAAPQELRVNWNEFTKSYFLDRATLVSVFLLIDASIPAKKIDLEYASWLGQNQIPMTIIFTKCDKRKKKKSGGKRPEEHVEDFQKLISEYFQEAPPWIMTSSVTNQGRDEILLHMAQLRNYWLKH, from the exons ATGCTTCTCCACTCTCGCCTCCTCCTTCCTATCGTTTCCGGCTACCCTCCTCCCTCTCGATCCTTTCGTTTCCTCCTCTCCGCCAGGAAAAGGGCTCCCTCTCCCTTCCTTCCCCGCTCTTGTTCCTTCTCCACCAAAGCGCAGGTCGCCGTGTCCGCACCCTTGGAAATTGACTCCCCGATCTCGCCCCGAATCGTAGAAGAGGGTGGAGAGGTTCCCCAGGTACAGATACCATTCGACAGGCTCTTCGTTCCGCCGGGAGTGGACCGTGCCGGAGCCGCCGCCGCTGCTAGTGCAAGGGTGCTCCGAGGATCTAACATCGTGCTGGGTCCTTACGCCCATGACGCTCAGATCTCCACCGCTGATTTCGTCAAAAGCAGTACCAAGACCGAGGACTGCCCCTCCGATGGCCTCCCAGAGTTTGCCCTAGTCGGACGCTCAAACGTTGGCAAGTCGTCCCTTCTTAATTCCATTGTCAGGCGGAAGCGCCTCGCGCTCACCTCCAAGAAGCCCG GAAAAACTCAGTGCATTAATCATTTTCGCATAAATGATTCTTGGTTTCTGGTGGATCTGCCTGGTTATGG ATATGCTGCTGCACCACAGGAACTGCGGGTTAACTGGAATGAATTTACCAAAAGCTACTTTCTTGATCGGGCAACATTAGTATCCGTCTTCTTACTTATAGATGCCAGCATCCCGGCTAAGAAGATTGATCTTGAATATGCTAGTTGGCTGGGACAAAACCAG ATCCCCATGACAATTATCTTCACAAAGTGCGACAAGCGTAAAAAGAAGAAGAGTGGTGGTAAAAGACCTGAAGAACATGTAGAAGACTTTCAAAAACTGATAAGTGAGTACTTCCAGGAAGCACCACCTTGGATAATGACTAGTAGTGTGACCAACCAAGGTCGGGATGAGATATTATTGCACATGGCTCAGTTGAGAAACTATTGGCTTAAGCACTAG